The genomic interval GGCCAGTGGTGTACGGGCAGCCGCGCTGCACGGCGGCAAGTCGCAGCCGCAGCGCACGCGCACGCTCGACCAGTTCAAGAGCGGGCACGTGACGGTGCTGGTGGCGACCAACGTCGCGGCACGCGGCATCCACGTCGACAACCTCGACCTGGTCGTCAACTTCGACCCGCCGACCGACCACAAGGACTACCTGCACCGTGGCGGCCGTACCGCCCGTGCCGGTGAGTCCGGCAGTGTCGTCACGCTGGTGCAGCCCAACCAGCGCCGCGAGATGACCCGCCTGATGCAGGCCGCGGGGATCACCCCGCACACCGCCCAGGTCCGCTCCGGTGACGCCGAGCTGACCCGGATCACCGGTGCGCAGGCCCCCTCGGGTGTCCCGGTCATCATCTCGTCGCCGGTAAGCGAGCGGCCGAAGCGCAGTGCCTCGTCGCAGCGCGGGCGCCGCAGCGCACCGGCGCAGTCGCGCCGCCGTGCGTCCGCCCCGCGTGGCGGCGCCGCGTAGGCACCGCGCCGTAACGGCGACAGCTCATACGCTCCAGTGCGGCCAAGGACTGACCCCGGTCATTCCTTGGCCGCACTGGCATGCCGGGCCCAGGCCGGCAGGGCGAACCAGCACAGCACGAACCAGACCACCAGGCCCACGACCAGCCACAGCGCGAAGGTGTCGTGCAGCGCCATCCTCAGGATGAGGAGGAGCGCCGCGGCCATGGTGCAGAGCATGAGCACCAGTCCTACGACCGTCAGGCGCGAGGCCCAGATCACGGTCTGCGGCTTCAGCCGCAGACCGGTGACGAGCCGGTGGAAGGACACGGGGCCGACGAGAGCGCCCACCGTCGCCGCTCCCAGCACGACGGTGACGACGTAGATGTCCCGGTCGGTCGGCGAGAGTTCGTTGAAACGCGGCTGGAAGACAACGGTCAGCAGGAAACCGAACATGATCTGCACACCGGTCTGCGCGACCCGCAGCTCTTGGAGCAGCTCGCCCCACCGCCGGTCCGCGCGCTCGTCCGGCGTCTCGTCGCGGCCCCGGCGGTATTCCTTTTGCGACATGCAAGAGGGGTAGCCGAACCCTGCCGCGTGAAACCTACGGCCCAGTGGTCGCAACCCGTATGACCGGTGTCCGGCCGTCGCCCACTACGATCTCCGCCTATGGGGGGACCGCGGCAATCCCGCACCGGGCGCAGCAGGCGCACCGTACGTCCCATGGCGCTGCTGAGCGCCGTGGCGACGCTGCTCGTCGCGCTCTTCGTCTGCCTCGGTGCCGTCGCGGCAGAGCCCCGTGAGCACCACGACGCGGCCGCCGCCTTCAGCGCCGCCCCTCCCGCGCCGGACGTCGCGGCGTACATCTGCCCGTACGACTCCCAGCACTGCGGCGCCTTCGCACACCTCTCCCCCGCCGTGCTCACCGCGCCGCCGCCGGCCACCCCGGTGGCCGCCGAGCCGCTGCACTACGCGCCTCCGGCTCCTGTGAATCCGGTCCGTGGCTCCGGGGCACTTCCCCGCGCGCCGGGACGCCATGCCCTTCAAGTGATGCGGACGTAGCCGGGCCGCCCGGTTCTTTCCGGGCTTTCGTCATCCCCCAATCCCTTTTCGCAGGCAGAAGGACACACCATGGCTTCCACCAAGACCTCCAACGCGTCGCGCAAGGCCCGAATAGAGGAGATGCGCCGCGCCGAGCAGTCGCGCGAGCGCCGCAACCGGTTCCTGACCATCGGCATCAGCACCGTCGTCGTGGTCGGCCTCGTCGGCTTCGGGTCCTACGTCTTCCTCCAGGAGTCGGAGAAGAAGGAACAGAAGGTGGCCATGGCCAAGGCGCCTGTGAAGAAGGAGAAGTCCTGGGACGCGAAGAAGCTGGGCCGCAATCACGTCACCAAGGAAGTCTCCTACCCGATGACGCCGCCGGTGGGCGGCGACCACAGCCAGGTCTGGATGAACTGCGACCGGGATGTCTACAAGAAGGAAATCCCGAAGGTGAACGCGGTGCACTCGCTGGAGCACGGCGCGGTGTGGGTGACGTACAACGACAAGGCGTCGGACGCGGACATCAAGAAGCTCGAGGAGAAGGTCCGCAAGACGTCGTACTCGTTGATGAGCCCGGTCAAGGACCAGTCCGGTGCGCTCATGCTCAGCGCGTGGGGCAAGCAGGTCACGGTGGACAGCGCCTCCGACCCGCGGGTCGAGCAGTTCTTCACCAAGTACGTGCAGGGGCCGCAGACGCCTGAGCCCGG from Streptomyces spiramyceticus carries:
- a CDS encoding DUF3105 domain-containing protein, whose product is MASTKTSNASRKARIEEMRRAEQSRERRNRFLTIGISTVVVVGLVGFGSYVFLQESEKKEQKVAMAKAPVKKEKSWDAKKLGRNHVTKEVSYPMTPPVGGDHSQVWMNCDRDVYKKEIPKVNAVHSLEHGAVWVTYNDKASDADIKKLEEKVRKTSYSLMSPVKDQSGALMLSAWGKQVTVDSASDPRVEQFFTKYVQGPQTPEPGAACTGGMTL
- a CDS encoding DUF6328 family protein translates to MSQKEYRRGRDETPDERADRRWGELLQELRVAQTGVQIMFGFLLTVVFQPRFNELSPTDRDIYVVTVVLGAATVGALVGPVSFHRLVTGLRLKPQTVIWASRLTVVGLVLMLCTMAAALLLILRMALHDTFALWLVVGLVVWFVLCWFALPAWARHASAAKE